Within Fibrobacter sp. UWB4, the genomic segment ATTACAAAAAAAAAGAGGCGAGTATGTCAAAAAAAATTCTAGTAATTTCTCTTTTGGCAATCGCCTCTTTTTTTGTTTCCTGCTCTGACAAGCAGCCGGAAGCGAAGCCTGCAAAGCAGGTTGTGCTGCCGCAGTCGCAGCCGATTGTTCCTGTGCTTCCGTTCATGGCTCCTGCAAAATCCACGATTACCGTCGAAAAGGCTACTACCTATGCAAAGGCAAGCAATGGGCTTGTCGAGCTTGGCGTGAAGTGGTCTGAACGTATTGACAACGCTAAGGATTTTGAAAAGATCCAGATTCTCAATGCATACAATGTGGCACGTGACCAGCTCTGTGCCCGCGTAGGCTTGCAGGGCGGCATTGCTGAATTCGACTGGATTACCAATGTGGCCATGAAGAATCCGGAAAACAGGAATGCTTTCGAAAAGGCCGGATTTAAGGTAAAGTAATTTAGTTAGTTAATAGTTCTAAGTTACTAGTTATTAGAAAAGTTGAATGAAATGCCGCGAAAAATCGCGGTTTTTTATTTATTGCTGAAGGCGCTTATAGACTTCAATCTGGCGTTCGATAATACCGTCCCAGGTGAAGCATTCTTCGATGCGTTTACGGGCGCCGGCGAGGAGTTTCTGGATCAGTGTTGCATCTGCTTCGAGACGCTTGAAGGCTTCGGCGAGCGCGACAGGGTCTTTCTCGGGAACGAGAATTCCTGATTTTCCATCGACAACGACATCCGGGATGCCGCCGACATTGCTTGCGACAATGGGCAGTCCAAGTTCCATCGCTTCGATGAGGACAACTCCGAGTCCTTCGGTGTCACCCTTGTGATCGACGATGGCCGGGAGCACAAAGACGTTCGCCGTCTTGTATTCGTTTGCGAGATCTTCAGGAGAAAGCTTGCCTGTGAAGATGATATCTGCTGGTTGATTTCCTTGACTGGATCCTTCGCTTTCGCTCAGGATGACGCTTTGCATTGCTTCGGCTTGCGCTTTAAGCTGTTCGGTCAAGTCGCCGATGCCGACGATGCGGATTTCGAATTTGTCTCTGGGCAAATGCTTTGCGGCTTCGATGAGGTAGCAGATTCCCTTGCGTTCGATGTGCCGCCCGACAAAGAGAATCTTGAACTTGCCGTTCACTGGATGCGGAACAATTGTGACTGGATCCTTCGACTTCACTACGTTTCGCTCAGGATGACACGAAGCATTACTCTCGTCTTTATTAGTCTCAAGAGTTGTTCCGTACGGACTCCATTCGACGTCCACATTGCGGAGCGCCTTGATTTTTCCGGCAGTGAAACTTGAGTTTGCGAAGATCGCCTGCGCCTGTCCGATGGCGAATTTCAGGAGCGGCTTGACCCATTTCTTTTTGCGGATGAGCAGGAGTTCTGCCCCGTGGAAATTCAGCACCAGCGGGATTCTAAAAAGCTTTGCTGCGCCAAGCGCGATGTAGGCATGCGGGAACGGCCAGTGTG encodes:
- a CDS encoding glycosyltransferase encodes the protein MKVLVIGSVYPRFQEDAEVPWLRTSVAHLKKAGVEIQVLAPAYKGLKSHDIDGTHVNRFRYAPANWEILTHEEGAPSKMASKPWLQLLAIPYIINGFFQCIRICCKWRPDVIHAHWPFPHAYIALGAAKLFRIPLVLNFHGAELLLIRKKKWVKPLLKFAIGQAQAIFANSSFTAGKIKALRNVDVEWSPYGTTLETNKDESNASCHPERNVVKSKDPVTIVPHPVNGKFKILFVGRHIERKGICYLIEAAKHLPRDKFEIRIVGIGDLTEQLKAQAEAMQSVILSESEGSSQGNQPADIIFTGKLSPEDLANEYKTANVFVLPAIVDHKGDTEGLGVVLIEAMELGLPIVASNVGGIPDVVVDGKSGILVPEKDPVALAEAFKRLEADATLIQKLLAGARKRIEECFTWDGIIERQIEVYKRLQQ